From Scatophagus argus isolate fScaArg1 chromosome 10, fScaArg1.pri, whole genome shotgun sequence, a single genomic window includes:
- the epas1b gene encoding endothelial PAS domain-containing protein 1b isoform X3: MRLAISFLRTRKLLATGCSSSDSDEDRRMDSLYLKSLEGFVTVVTSDGDMIFLSENINKFMGLTQVDLTGHSIFDFTHPCDHEEIRENLSLKTAGSGFGKKGKELSTERDFFMRMKCTVTNRGRTVNLKSASWKVLHCTGQLKMYNSCPPRGLCGFKEPPLTCAVLMCEPIPHPSNIDTPMDSKTFLSRHSMDMKFTYCDERVTELMGYTPEDLLGRSVYDFYHALDSDSVTKSHHNLCTKGQAVSGQYRMLAKNGGFVWVETQGTVIYNSRNSQPQCIVCINYVLSEIEEKSTIFSLEQTEALFKPRHMSSFFTAGGAGVTGEPGDVLFTKLKEEPEDLAQLAPTPGDTIITLDFGRPQFEEPQQPAGYSQVSAPGLAPPGPPSWSGESHKPAPAASGQTPGPVPRDMANMAAPFTAQQNPPTGSATPSLSSCSTPSSPGDYYSSVENELRVELTEKLFALDTEESDSPANTERDLSDFDLETLAPYIPMDGEDFQLNPIIPDSEPLEGGPAGSMGSNSSINQKHQSFSNIASLFQPLSPPPQPPGHYQHQSAASWAAREKRGSSQRPMDPRAGSCMMGHVQNPPCQAPASTPLSSMGGRQNLQWPPDPLLTYQQQPRASKAFLMDTLSGDERLSCQQNVSHLMQKQRSIDNFVQAYRDMSPARVAMTNSIKRSFTQMAVDENKPSEIIWKKMRDDSCGAMDRSLSTGSLTELGTGRMMAGGMSSRLSSLQQHRKSQYPGSGIAGANEKPFPQKSCNYSQYSMLPSKTEGIASRLLGPSFESSCLPELTRYDCEVNVPLQGNLHLLQGCDLLRALDQAT; the protein is encoded by the exons ATGAGGCTGGCTATCAGCTTCCTGCGCACACGCAAGCTGCTCGCCACAG gctgcagcagcagtgacagcgaCGAGGACAGACGGATGGACAGTCTGTACCTGAAGTCCCTGGAGGGCTTCGTCACCGTGGTAACGTCAGACGGCGACATGATATTCCTGTCCGAGAACATCAACAAGTTCATGGGGCTCACGCAG GTGGACCTCACGGGTCACAGCATCTTTGACTTCACCCACCCGTGTGACCACGAGGAAATCAGAGAAAATCTGAGCCTGAAGACAGCtg GCAGCGGCTTCGGCAAGAAAGGCAAAGAGCTGAGCACCGAGCGAGATTTCTTCATGAGGATGAAATGCACGGTGACCAACAGAGGACGCACCGTCAACCTCAAGTCCGCCAGCTGGAAG GTGCTGCACTGCACCGGACAGCTCAAGATGTACAACAGCTGCCCTCCGCGAGGGCTCTGCGGCTTCAAAGAGCCTCCACTCACCTGCGCTGTCCTGATGTGCGAACCCATCCCACACCCGTCCAACATCGACACGCCGATGGACAGCAAGACCTTCCTGAGCAGACACAGCATGGACATGAAGTTCACCTACTGCGACGAGAG ggTAACCGAGCTGATGGGTTACACTCCTGAGGATCTGCTGGGTCGTTCAGTCTATGACTTTTACCACGCCCTGGACTCCGACAGCGTCACCAAGAGCCACCACAACC tgtgcACCAAGGGTCAGGCAGTGAGCGGCCAGTATCGCATGCTGGCCAAGAACGGAGGCTTCGTCTGGGTGGAAACGCAGGGAACTGTTATTTATAACAGCCGCAACTCCCAGCCGCAGTGCATCGTGTGCATCAACTACGTGCTCAG CGAAATCGAGGAGAAGTCGACAATTTTCTCCTTGGAGCAGACGGAGGCCTTGTTCAAGCCGCGCCACATGAGCAGCTTCTTCACTGCTGGAGGTGCAGGTGTGACCGGAGAGCCGGGAGACGTCCTGTTCACCAAGCTCAAAGAGGAGCCGGAGGACCTCGCCCAGCTGGCTCCAACACCAGGAGACACGATCATCACCCTCGACTTCG GTCGTCCTCAGTTCGAGGAGCCCCAGCAGCCAGCAGGATACAGCCAGGTTTCTGCCCCGGGTCTGGCCCCTCCAGGACCTCCTTCCTGGAGCGGCGAGAGCCACAAGCCTGCCCCTGCAGCATCAGGCCAAACCCCGGGTCCGGTCCCGAGGGACATGGCTAACATGGCGGCTCCGTTCACCGCCCAGCAGAACCCGCCGACGGGCAGCGCCACTCCGAgcctcagcagctgctccacG CCCAGCAGCCCAGGTGATTACTACAGCTCTGTGGAGAACGAGCTGAGGGTGGAGCTGACGGAGAAGCTGTTTGCTCTGGACACAGAGGAAAGCGACAGTCCTGCAAACACTGAG AGGGACTTGAGCGACTTCGATCTGGAGACTTTGGCTCCTTACATCCCAATGGATGGCGAGGACTTTCAGCTGAATCCCATCATCCCAGACTCTGAGCCCCTGGAGGGGGGTCCAGCAGGATCCATGGggagcaacagcagcatcaaCCAAAAACACCAGAGCTTCAGTAACATCGCCAGCCTCTTCCAGCCCCTGTCGCCGCCTCCTCAGCCCCCAGGCCACTACCAGCACCAGTCGGCCGCGTCCTGGGCCGCGAGGGAGAAGAGAGGCTCCAGTCAGAGGCCCATGGACCCCCGAGCAGGATCCTGCATGATGGGTCACGTGCAGAATCCACCATGCCAGGCTCCAGCCAGCACCCCCCTGTCCTCCATGGGCGGCAGGCAGAATCTGCAGTGGCCACCGGACCCTCTGTTAACGTACCAACAGCAGCCTCGAGCCTCCAAGGCCTTCCTGATGGACACTTTGTCAGGGGACGAGCGGCTGTCCTGCCAGCAGAACGTGTCACATCTCATGCAGAAACAGAG gtctaTTGACAACTTTGTACAGGCCTACAGAGACATGAGTCCAGCCAGAGTGGCCATGACCAACAGCATCAAGCGCTCCTTCACCCAGATGGCTGTG GATGAAAATAAGCCGTCAGAAATCATCTGGAAGAAGATGAGGGATGACAGCTGTGGCGCCATGGACCGCTCCCTGAGCACAGGATCGCTGACGG AGTTGGGGACAGGGAGGATGATGGCAGGCGGCATGTCGTCACGTCTCAGCTCTCTGCAGCAACACAGGAAGTCTCAGTATCCAGGAAGCGGGATAGCTGGTGCAAATGAGAAACCCTTCCCCCAAAAGAGCTGCAACTACTCACAGTATAGCATGCTGCCTTCAAAGACTGAGG GTATTGCCAGTCGTCTGCTGGGCCCTTCGTTTGAGTCCTCCTGTCTGCCGGAGTTGACCCGTTACGACTGTGAGGTCAACGTCCCGCTGCAGGGTAACCTGCACCTCCTCCAGGGCTGTGACCTGCTGAGAGCCCTGGACCAGGCCACCTAG
- the epas1b gene encoding endothelial PAS domain-containing protein 1b isoform X2 encodes MTADKEKKRSSSERRKEKSRDAARCRRSKETEVFYDLARQLPLPHSVSSHLDKASIMRLAISFLRTRKLLATGCSSSDSDEDRRMDSLYLKSLEGFVTVVTSDGDMIFLSENINKFMGLTQVDLTGHSIFDFTHPCDHEEIRENLSLKTAGSGFGKKGKELSTERDFFMRMKCTVTNRGRTVNLKSASWKVLHCTGQLKMYNSCPPRGLCGFKEPPLTCAVLMCEPIPHPSNIDTPMDSKTFLSRHSMDMKFTYCDERVTELMGYTPEDLLGRSVYDFYHALDSDSVTKSHHNLCTKGQAVSGQYRMLAKNGGFVWVETQGTVIYNSRNSQPQCIVCINYVLSEIEEKSTIFSLEQTEALFKPRHMSSFFTAGGAGVTGEPGDVLFTKLKEEPEDLAQLAPTPGDTIITLDFGRPQFEEPQQPAGYSQVSAPGLAPPGPPSWSGESHKPAPAASGQTPGPVPRDMANMAAPFTAQQNPPTGSATPSLSSCSTPSSPGDYYSSVENELRVELTEKLFALDTEESDSPANTERDLSDFDLETLAPYIPMDGEDFQLNPIIPDSEPLEGGPAGSMGSNSSINQKHQSFSNIASLFQPLSPPPQPPGHYQHQSAASWAAREKRGSSQRPMDPRAGSCMMGHVQNPPCQAPASTPLSSMGGRQNLQWPPDPLLTYQQQPRASKAFLMDTLSGDERLSCQQNVSHLMQKQRSIDNFVQAYRDMSPARVAMTNSIKRSFTQMAVDENKPSEIIWKKMRDDSCGAMDRSLSTGSLTELGTGRMMAGGMSSRLSSLQQHRKSQYPGSGIAGANEKPFPQKSCNYSQYSMLPSKTEGIASRLLGPSFESSCLPELTRYDCEVNVPLQGNLHLLQGCDLLRALDQAT; translated from the exons GAGCAGCTCGGAGCGCCGTAAGGAGAAGTCTCGCGACGCCGCTCGCTGCCGCCGCAGCAAAGAGACGGAGGTTTTCTACGACTTGGCTCGCCAGCTGCCTTTGCCCCACAGCGTCAGCTCTCACCTGGACAAGGCCTCCATCATGAGGCTGGCTATCAGCTTCCTGCGCACACGCAAGCTGCTCGCCACAG gctgcagcagcagtgacagcgaCGAGGACAGACGGATGGACAGTCTGTACCTGAAGTCCCTGGAGGGCTTCGTCACCGTGGTAACGTCAGACGGCGACATGATATTCCTGTCCGAGAACATCAACAAGTTCATGGGGCTCACGCAG GTGGACCTCACGGGTCACAGCATCTTTGACTTCACCCACCCGTGTGACCACGAGGAAATCAGAGAAAATCTGAGCCTGAAGACAGCtg GCAGCGGCTTCGGCAAGAAAGGCAAAGAGCTGAGCACCGAGCGAGATTTCTTCATGAGGATGAAATGCACGGTGACCAACAGAGGACGCACCGTCAACCTCAAGTCCGCCAGCTGGAAG GTGCTGCACTGCACCGGACAGCTCAAGATGTACAACAGCTGCCCTCCGCGAGGGCTCTGCGGCTTCAAAGAGCCTCCACTCACCTGCGCTGTCCTGATGTGCGAACCCATCCCACACCCGTCCAACATCGACACGCCGATGGACAGCAAGACCTTCCTGAGCAGACACAGCATGGACATGAAGTTCACCTACTGCGACGAGAG ggTAACCGAGCTGATGGGTTACACTCCTGAGGATCTGCTGGGTCGTTCAGTCTATGACTTTTACCACGCCCTGGACTCCGACAGCGTCACCAAGAGCCACCACAACC tgtgcACCAAGGGTCAGGCAGTGAGCGGCCAGTATCGCATGCTGGCCAAGAACGGAGGCTTCGTCTGGGTGGAAACGCAGGGAACTGTTATTTATAACAGCCGCAACTCCCAGCCGCAGTGCATCGTGTGCATCAACTACGTGCTCAG CGAAATCGAGGAGAAGTCGACAATTTTCTCCTTGGAGCAGACGGAGGCCTTGTTCAAGCCGCGCCACATGAGCAGCTTCTTCACTGCTGGAGGTGCAGGTGTGACCGGAGAGCCGGGAGACGTCCTGTTCACCAAGCTCAAAGAGGAGCCGGAGGACCTCGCCCAGCTGGCTCCAACACCAGGAGACACGATCATCACCCTCGACTTCG GTCGTCCTCAGTTCGAGGAGCCCCAGCAGCCAGCAGGATACAGCCAGGTTTCTGCCCCGGGTCTGGCCCCTCCAGGACCTCCTTCCTGGAGCGGCGAGAGCCACAAGCCTGCCCCTGCAGCATCAGGCCAAACCCCGGGTCCGGTCCCGAGGGACATGGCTAACATGGCGGCTCCGTTCACCGCCCAGCAGAACCCGCCGACGGGCAGCGCCACTCCGAgcctcagcagctgctccacG CCCAGCAGCCCAGGTGATTACTACAGCTCTGTGGAGAACGAGCTGAGGGTGGAGCTGACGGAGAAGCTGTTTGCTCTGGACACAGAGGAAAGCGACAGTCCTGCAAACACTGAG AGGGACTTGAGCGACTTCGATCTGGAGACTTTGGCTCCTTACATCCCAATGGATGGCGAGGACTTTCAGCTGAATCCCATCATCCCAGACTCTGAGCCCCTGGAGGGGGGTCCAGCAGGATCCATGGggagcaacagcagcatcaaCCAAAAACACCAGAGCTTCAGTAACATCGCCAGCCTCTTCCAGCCCCTGTCGCCGCCTCCTCAGCCCCCAGGCCACTACCAGCACCAGTCGGCCGCGTCCTGGGCCGCGAGGGAGAAGAGAGGCTCCAGTCAGAGGCCCATGGACCCCCGAGCAGGATCCTGCATGATGGGTCACGTGCAGAATCCACCATGCCAGGCTCCAGCCAGCACCCCCCTGTCCTCCATGGGCGGCAGGCAGAATCTGCAGTGGCCACCGGACCCTCTGTTAACGTACCAACAGCAGCCTCGAGCCTCCAAGGCCTTCCTGATGGACACTTTGTCAGGGGACGAGCGGCTGTCCTGCCAGCAGAACGTGTCACATCTCATGCAGAAACAGAG gtctaTTGACAACTTTGTACAGGCCTACAGAGACATGAGTCCAGCCAGAGTGGCCATGACCAACAGCATCAAGCGCTCCTTCACCCAGATGGCTGTG GATGAAAATAAGCCGTCAGAAATCATCTGGAAGAAGATGAGGGATGACAGCTGTGGCGCCATGGACCGCTCCCTGAGCACAGGATCGCTGACGG AGTTGGGGACAGGGAGGATGATGGCAGGCGGCATGTCGTCACGTCTCAGCTCTCTGCAGCAACACAGGAAGTCTCAGTATCCAGGAAGCGGGATAGCTGGTGCAAATGAGAAACCCTTCCCCCAAAAGAGCTGCAACTACTCACAGTATAGCATGCTGCCTTCAAAGACTGAGG GTATTGCCAGTCGTCTGCTGGGCCCTTCGTTTGAGTCCTCCTGTCTGCCGGAGTTGACCCGTTACGACTGTGAGGTCAACGTCCCGCTGCAGGGTAACCTGCACCTCCTCCAGGGCTGTGACCTGCTGAGAGCCCTGGACCAGGCCACCTAG
- the epas1b gene encoding endothelial PAS domain-containing protein 1b isoform X1, with protein sequence MTETEFASAVWDRSPLRSSSERRKEKSRDAARCRRSKETEVFYDLARQLPLPHSVSSHLDKASIMRLAISFLRTRKLLATGCSSSDSDEDRRMDSLYLKSLEGFVTVVTSDGDMIFLSENINKFMGLTQVDLTGHSIFDFTHPCDHEEIRENLSLKTAGSGFGKKGKELSTERDFFMRMKCTVTNRGRTVNLKSASWKVLHCTGQLKMYNSCPPRGLCGFKEPPLTCAVLMCEPIPHPSNIDTPMDSKTFLSRHSMDMKFTYCDERVTELMGYTPEDLLGRSVYDFYHALDSDSVTKSHHNLCTKGQAVSGQYRMLAKNGGFVWVETQGTVIYNSRNSQPQCIVCINYVLSEIEEKSTIFSLEQTEALFKPRHMSSFFTAGGAGVTGEPGDVLFTKLKEEPEDLAQLAPTPGDTIITLDFGRPQFEEPQQPAGYSQVSAPGLAPPGPPSWSGESHKPAPAASGQTPGPVPRDMANMAAPFTAQQNPPTGSATPSLSSCSTPSSPGDYYSSVENELRVELTEKLFALDTEESDSPANTERDLSDFDLETLAPYIPMDGEDFQLNPIIPDSEPLEGGPAGSMGSNSSINQKHQSFSNIASLFQPLSPPPQPPGHYQHQSAASWAAREKRGSSQRPMDPRAGSCMMGHVQNPPCQAPASTPLSSMGGRQNLQWPPDPLLTYQQQPRASKAFLMDTLSGDERLSCQQNVSHLMQKQRSIDNFVQAYRDMSPARVAMTNSIKRSFTQMAVDENKPSEIIWKKMRDDSCGAMDRSLSTGSLTELGTGRMMAGGMSSRLSSLQQHRKSQYPGSGIAGANEKPFPQKSCNYSQYSMLPSKTEGIASRLLGPSFESSCLPELTRYDCEVNVPLQGNLHLLQGCDLLRALDQAT encoded by the exons ATGACAGAGACCGAATTTGCATCGGCCGTGTGGGATCGCAGTCCACTGAG GAGCAGCTCGGAGCGCCGTAAGGAGAAGTCTCGCGACGCCGCTCGCTGCCGCCGCAGCAAAGAGACGGAGGTTTTCTACGACTTGGCTCGCCAGCTGCCTTTGCCCCACAGCGTCAGCTCTCACCTGGACAAGGCCTCCATCATGAGGCTGGCTATCAGCTTCCTGCGCACACGCAAGCTGCTCGCCACAG gctgcagcagcagtgacagcgaCGAGGACAGACGGATGGACAGTCTGTACCTGAAGTCCCTGGAGGGCTTCGTCACCGTGGTAACGTCAGACGGCGACATGATATTCCTGTCCGAGAACATCAACAAGTTCATGGGGCTCACGCAG GTGGACCTCACGGGTCACAGCATCTTTGACTTCACCCACCCGTGTGACCACGAGGAAATCAGAGAAAATCTGAGCCTGAAGACAGCtg GCAGCGGCTTCGGCAAGAAAGGCAAAGAGCTGAGCACCGAGCGAGATTTCTTCATGAGGATGAAATGCACGGTGACCAACAGAGGACGCACCGTCAACCTCAAGTCCGCCAGCTGGAAG GTGCTGCACTGCACCGGACAGCTCAAGATGTACAACAGCTGCCCTCCGCGAGGGCTCTGCGGCTTCAAAGAGCCTCCACTCACCTGCGCTGTCCTGATGTGCGAACCCATCCCACACCCGTCCAACATCGACACGCCGATGGACAGCAAGACCTTCCTGAGCAGACACAGCATGGACATGAAGTTCACCTACTGCGACGAGAG ggTAACCGAGCTGATGGGTTACACTCCTGAGGATCTGCTGGGTCGTTCAGTCTATGACTTTTACCACGCCCTGGACTCCGACAGCGTCACCAAGAGCCACCACAACC tgtgcACCAAGGGTCAGGCAGTGAGCGGCCAGTATCGCATGCTGGCCAAGAACGGAGGCTTCGTCTGGGTGGAAACGCAGGGAACTGTTATTTATAACAGCCGCAACTCCCAGCCGCAGTGCATCGTGTGCATCAACTACGTGCTCAG CGAAATCGAGGAGAAGTCGACAATTTTCTCCTTGGAGCAGACGGAGGCCTTGTTCAAGCCGCGCCACATGAGCAGCTTCTTCACTGCTGGAGGTGCAGGTGTGACCGGAGAGCCGGGAGACGTCCTGTTCACCAAGCTCAAAGAGGAGCCGGAGGACCTCGCCCAGCTGGCTCCAACACCAGGAGACACGATCATCACCCTCGACTTCG GTCGTCCTCAGTTCGAGGAGCCCCAGCAGCCAGCAGGATACAGCCAGGTTTCTGCCCCGGGTCTGGCCCCTCCAGGACCTCCTTCCTGGAGCGGCGAGAGCCACAAGCCTGCCCCTGCAGCATCAGGCCAAACCCCGGGTCCGGTCCCGAGGGACATGGCTAACATGGCGGCTCCGTTCACCGCCCAGCAGAACCCGCCGACGGGCAGCGCCACTCCGAgcctcagcagctgctccacG CCCAGCAGCCCAGGTGATTACTACAGCTCTGTGGAGAACGAGCTGAGGGTGGAGCTGACGGAGAAGCTGTTTGCTCTGGACACAGAGGAAAGCGACAGTCCTGCAAACACTGAG AGGGACTTGAGCGACTTCGATCTGGAGACTTTGGCTCCTTACATCCCAATGGATGGCGAGGACTTTCAGCTGAATCCCATCATCCCAGACTCTGAGCCCCTGGAGGGGGGTCCAGCAGGATCCATGGggagcaacagcagcatcaaCCAAAAACACCAGAGCTTCAGTAACATCGCCAGCCTCTTCCAGCCCCTGTCGCCGCCTCCTCAGCCCCCAGGCCACTACCAGCACCAGTCGGCCGCGTCCTGGGCCGCGAGGGAGAAGAGAGGCTCCAGTCAGAGGCCCATGGACCCCCGAGCAGGATCCTGCATGATGGGTCACGTGCAGAATCCACCATGCCAGGCTCCAGCCAGCACCCCCCTGTCCTCCATGGGCGGCAGGCAGAATCTGCAGTGGCCACCGGACCCTCTGTTAACGTACCAACAGCAGCCTCGAGCCTCCAAGGCCTTCCTGATGGACACTTTGTCAGGGGACGAGCGGCTGTCCTGCCAGCAGAACGTGTCACATCTCATGCAGAAACAGAG gtctaTTGACAACTTTGTACAGGCCTACAGAGACATGAGTCCAGCCAGAGTGGCCATGACCAACAGCATCAAGCGCTCCTTCACCCAGATGGCTGTG GATGAAAATAAGCCGTCAGAAATCATCTGGAAGAAGATGAGGGATGACAGCTGTGGCGCCATGGACCGCTCCCTGAGCACAGGATCGCTGACGG AGTTGGGGACAGGGAGGATGATGGCAGGCGGCATGTCGTCACGTCTCAGCTCTCTGCAGCAACACAGGAAGTCTCAGTATCCAGGAAGCGGGATAGCTGGTGCAAATGAGAAACCCTTCCCCCAAAAGAGCTGCAACTACTCACAGTATAGCATGCTGCCTTCAAAGACTGAGG GTATTGCCAGTCGTCTGCTGGGCCCTTCGTTTGAGTCCTCCTGTCTGCCGGAGTTGACCCGTTACGACTGTGAGGTCAACGTCCCGCTGCAGGGTAACCTGCACCTCCTCCAGGGCTGTGACCTGCTGAGAGCCCTGGACCAGGCCACCTAG